The following coding sequences lie in one Cannabis sativa cultivar Pink pepper isolate KNU-18-1 chromosome 5, ASM2916894v1, whole genome shotgun sequence genomic window:
- the LOC115715755 gene encoding 3-oxoacyl-[acyl-carrier-protein] synthase I, chloroplastic, translating into MAGVAGSCCSSGVVFRGKEVGGNGALWGQYNGLRHGDNNAHLFHFGNNPNGHLSISAKKCRAIKAMASAPKREKDPKKRIVITGMGLVSVFGSDIDTFYNKLLEGQSGISTIDRFDASNFSVRFAGQIRGFSSEGYIDGKNDRRLDDCWRYCLVAGKRALENANLGPEILETMDRTRIGVLVGTGMGGLSAFTTGVDALIQKGYKKISPFFIPYSITNMGSALLAIDTGLMGPNYSISTACATANYCFYAAANHIRRGEADVMVVGGTEAAVMPTGVGGFIACRALSQRNDSPQKASRPWDKNRDGFVMGEGSGVLVMESLESAMNRGATIIAEYLGGAITCDAHHMTDPRSDGLGVSSCITKSLQDAGVSPEEVNYVNAHATSTLAGDLAEVNAIKKVFKDTSEMKMNGTKSMIGHGLGAAGGLEAIATIKAINTGWLHPTINQDDLEPDVTIDTVPNVMKKHEVNIAISNSFGFGGHNSVVVFAPFRP; encoded by the exons atggCAGGTGTTGCTGGTTCTTGTTGTTCTTCTGGTGTGGTTTTTAGAGGTAAAGAAGTTGGTGGGAATGGAGCTCTTTGGGGTCAATATAATGGTCTTAGGCATGGTGATAATAATGCCCATTTGTTTCATTTTGGAAATAACCCAAATGGGCATCTTTCTATTTCAG CCAAAAAATGCAGAGCAATCAAGGCTATGGCATCAGCTCCCAAGAGGGAAAAAGATCCCAAAAAGAGAATTGTCATAACAGGAATGGGGTTGGTTTCGGTTTTTGGCAGTGACATTGATACATTCTACAACAAACTTCTTGAGGGACAGAGTGGAATAAGTACCATAGACAGATTTGATGCATCGAATTTCTCTGTTCGCTTCGCGGGACAGATTCGTGGTTTCTCATCCGAAGGCTATATTGATGGGAAGAACGATAGGCGCCTTGACGATTGTTGGAGATACTGTTTGGTTGCTGGGAAAAGAGCACTTGAAAATGCTAATCTCGGACCAGAAATACTTGAAACT ATGGACAGAACAAGAATTGGAGTGTTGGTTGGAACAGGTATGGGAGGTTTATCAGCATTCACTACAGGAGTTGATGCTCTAATCCAAAAGGGATACAAAAAGATTTCACCTTTTTTCATTCCTTACTCAATCACCAACATGGGGTCAGCATTGTTAGCCATAGATACCGGTTTAATGGGACCGAATTACTCGATTTCCACTGCTTGTGCCACAGCCAACTATTGCTTCTATGCTGCAGCAAACCACATCAGAAGAGGTGAAGCAGATGTAATGGTGGTTGGTGGGACTGAGGCTGCAGTTATGCCTACTGGTGTTGGTGGTTTCATTGCTTGTAGGGCATTGTCTCAGAGAAATGATTCTCCCCAGAAAGCCTCTAGGCCTTGGGATAAAAACCGCGACGGGTTTGTCATGGGAGAAGGCTCTGGTGTTCTG GTAATGGAGAGCTTGGAAAGTGCAATGAATAGAGGAGCAACCATAATAGCTGAGTACTTAGGTGGTGCCATAACATGTGATGCTCATCATATGACTGATCCAAGATCAGATGGTTTAGGTGTCTCATCATGCATAACCAAGAGTTTACAAGATGCTGGAGTTTCTCCTGAAGAG GTGAACTATGTGAATGCTCATGCAACATCAACACTGGCAGGAGATTTGGCTGAAGTTAATGCAATCAAAAAGGTCTTCAAAGACACATCTGAGATGAAGATGAATGGAACCAAG TCAATGATTGGACATGGTCTTGGGGCTGCTGGTGGATTGGAAGCAATAGCAACCATTAAAGCAATAAACACAGGATGGCTTCATCCAACCATTAACCAAGAT GATTTGGAGCCTGATGTTACAATTGACACTGTTCCAAATGTAATGAAGAAACATGAAGTTAATATTG CTATCTCAAACTCATTTGGCTTTGGTGGGCATAATTCAGTGGTTGTTTTTGCTCCTTTTAGAccttaa
- the LOC115716126 gene encoding auxin response factor 9 — MMSNRGVAGSFSQPNVAAEGDDLYPELWKACAGPLVDVPQNGERVFYFPQGHMEQLEASTNQELNQRIPLFNLPPKILCRVLNVQLMAEQETDEVYAQITLVPESNQMEPTSPDPCIPEPQRPTAHTFCKVLTASDTSTHGGFSVLRKHATECLPQLDMTQSTPTQELVAKDLHGYEWRFKHIFRGQPRRHLLTTGWSTFVTSKRLVAGDSFVFLRGESGELRVGVRRHARQPSSMPSSVISSQSMHLGVLATASHAVSTQTLFVVYYKPRTSQFIISLNKYLEAVNNKYAVGMRFKMRFEGEDSPERRFSGTIVGVDDICPQWVDSNWRSLKVQWDEAASIHRPDRVSPWEIEPSAPGSLAQPAPVVKNKRPRPINDNMSLDTSNSTTSAVWNYGMTQSHDTTQLSVAPEANKRNENHSFWRHRQQDGWISSPHQTGSHIFQDTTEDSKSISISPLFSKQNNDQTSDQCDKGRKTETNSSFRLFGVEVTDHSTNSSTITDGLVSTVLVTDSEQKSELSKASKEMITEQLQSSSKESQTKQSSSTSSRSRTKVQMQGVAVGRAVDLSTLEGYSQLIDELEEMFDIKGQLRPRNKWEIVFTDDEGDMMLLGDDLWQEFCAIVRRIFICSSQDVKKMKSGSKLPMLSSLEGETTVISSESAEN, encoded by the exons ATGATGTCGAATCGAGGAGTAGCAGGGTCGTTTTCGCAGCCTAATGTTGCGGCTGAAG GTGATGATTTGTATCCGGAGCTATGGAAGGCTTGTGCTGGTCCACTTGTGGATGTTCCTCAAAATGGAGAGAGAGTTTTTTATTTTCCTCAAGGGCATATGGAACAA TTAGAAGCATCTACAAATCAGGAGTTGAATCAAAGGATTCCACTGTTTAATCTTCCTCCGAAGATTCTTTGTCGTGTGCTTAATGTTCAGCTAATG GCAGAACAAGAAACAGATGAGGTTTATGCTCAAATTACCTTAGTACCGGAATCAAAT CAAATGGAACCTACTAGCCCTGATCCTTGCATTCCTGAGCCTCAAAGACCAACAGCGCATACATTCTGCAAGGTCTTAACTGCATCTGATACCAGTACTCATGGTGGCTTTTCGGTTTTAAGGAAACATGCTACTGAGTGTCTTCCTCAACTGGATATGACACAGTCAACCCCAACACAGGAGTTGGTAGCCAAGGATCTTCATGGTTATGAGTGGCGGTTTAAGCATATTTTCAGAG GTCAGCCAAGGAGGCACTTGCTTACAACAGGGTGGAGTACCTTTGTCACTTCTAAGAGATTAGTTGCTGGAGATTCCTTTGTATTTCTAAG AGGGGAGAGTGGTGAGTTACGCGTTGGTGTGAGACGTCATGCTCGGCAACCAAGTAGCATGCCTTCATCTGTTATTTCAAGTCAGAGTATGCATTTAGGAGTGCTTGCTACTGCATCTCATGCTGTTTCAACCCAAACTCTCTTTGTTGTTTATTACAAACCAAG GACAAGCCAGTTCATTATCAGCTTAAATAAGTATTTGGAGGCTGTAAACAATAAGTATGCTGTCGGTATGAGATTCAAGATGAGGTTTGAGGGAGAAGATTCCCCTGAAAGAAG GTTTTCGGGAACAATAGTTGGCGTTGATGATATATGTCCTCAGTGGGTCGATTCTAATTGGCGTTCACTAAAG GTTCAGTGGGATGAAGCTGCATCGATACATAGACCTGATAGAGTGTCGCCTTGGGAAATAGAGCCTTCTGCACCCGGGAGTTTAGCTCAACCAGCACCTGTGGTTAAGAACAAGAGGCCTCGACCGATTAACGATAACATGTCTCTTGATACTTCAAATTCTACCACATCAGCAGTCTGGAATTATGGAATGACTCAATCCCACGATACAACGCAACTAAGTGTAGCTCCTGAAGCCAACAAAAGAAATGAAAATCACTCCTTTTGGCGTCATCGGCAGCAAGATGGCTGGATCTCCTCTCCCCATCAAACTGGTTCTCATATTTTTCAGGACACAACCGAAGACAGTAAAAGTATATCGATAAGCCCTTTATTTTCAAAACAAAACAATGACCAGACCTCTGATCAATGTGATAAAGGGAGGAAAACCGAAACGAATAGTAGTTTTAGATTGTTCGGTGTTGAGGTGACTGATCATTCAACCAATTCCTCAACCATCACCGACGGGCTAGTTAGTACCGTTTTGGTTACTGACTCAGAGCAAAAATCCGAACTTTCAAAGGCTTCTAAAGAAATGATAACTGAGCAATTGCAATCATCATCGAAAGAGTCCCAAACCAAACAGAGCTCCTCTACTTCATCCAGGAGTCGTACCAAG GTTCAAATGCAAGGCGTTGCTGTTGGTCGAGCAGTGGATTTGTCCACGCTCGAAGGATATAGCCAGCTGATAGATGAACTCGAAGAGATGTTTGACATCAAGGGGCAATTACGCCCTCGTAACAAGTGGGAAATTGTCTTTACTGATGATGAAGGGGATATGATGCTTCTTGGAGATGATCTATGGCA GGAATTCTGTGCTATTGTAAGAAGAATCTTTATATGTTCAAGCCAAGACGTGAAGAAGATGAAATCGGGGAGCAAACTTCCAATGTTGTCTTCACTAGAAGGAGAAACGACAGTGATAAGCTCGGAATCAGCAGAAAATTGA